In Bacillus cereus ATCC 14579, a single window of DNA contains:
- a CDS encoding amino acid ABC transporter ATP-binding protein, with protein sequence MIQVRNLVKSFGSLDVLKGIDLEVKEKEVVVLIGASGSGKSTLLRCLNFLEMYDEGEIHLQGERIDPKHSNLNKVRENVGMVFQHFNLFPHMTSLENIIEAPIHVKKLEKANAQDIGNQLLQKVGLQDKADVTPHLLSGGQKQRIAIARALAMSPKIMLFDEPTSALDPELVGEVLQVMKELAEEGMTMVIVTHEMNFAKDVADRVIFMDDGKIVEDAPPVQFFSAPSHERAKQFLRNVL encoded by the coding sequence ATGATTCAAGTTCGAAATCTAGTAAAATCATTCGGTTCACTTGATGTGTTAAAAGGAATTGATTTAGAAGTAAAAGAAAAAGAAGTTGTTGTTTTAATTGGTGCCAGTGGTTCTGGTAAAAGTACATTACTTCGCTGTCTTAACTTTTTAGAAATGTACGATGAAGGCGAAATTCACTTACAAGGTGAGCGAATTGATCCAAAGCATTCAAATTTAAATAAAGTCCGTGAAAATGTCGGTATGGTTTTTCAGCACTTTAACCTCTTTCCTCATATGACCTCACTAGAAAACATCATAGAAGCACCTATTCACGTAAAAAAATTAGAGAAAGCAAATGCACAGGATATTGGAAATCAACTTCTCCAAAAAGTCGGCCTTCAAGATAAAGCGGATGTAACTCCTCATCTTCTTTCAGGTGGTCAAAAACAGCGCATTGCCATTGCACGAGCTCTTGCAATGAGCCCTAAGATTATGCTATTTGATGAGCCTACCTCAGCTTTAGACCCTGAACTTGTTGGAGAAGTATTGCAAGTTATGAAAGAACTTGCTGAAGAAGGGATGACAATGGTTATTGTTACTCATGAAATGAATTTCGCAAAAGATGTAGCTGATCGCGTCATCTTTATGGACGATGGAAAGATTGTAGAAGATGCTCCGCCAGTACAATTCTTTTCAGCTCCATCACATGAACGGGCAAAACAATTTTTACGCAACGTTTTATAA